In Oryza sativa Japonica Group chromosome 3, ASM3414082v1, one DNA window encodes the following:
- the LOC4333167 gene encoding alpha-copaene synthase, with protein sequence MAGRVIAQGYRVVDEERHAVNYRSSVWGDYFIRNPILPHNYRKSLEWMTERCDDLIVETREMFVDILNPFAKMKLIDALQRLGVSYHFKEEIDNSLESLVSVKFANDDFHAISLQFRLLRQQRRYMPCDAFKEFIDKQGNLNGTLCSDTRALLALYEAAHLGTPNEEILREAQVETTNQLKRIVDCIEKPLSNKVRHALETPSFRRMKRLEARLYIPLYEEDKEECNEMILELAKLDFYLLQRLHREEVKEICEWYHGLESPRELFYARHRPAEAYFWALGVYYEPEYAKPRKLLAKFIATITPYDDTFDNYGLWKELQPFADVMQRWDEKGAEQLGRCYKEYAQFMFGTMNEIEGALPKGTPRKNVNVIKDIITEVCKGYVTEIDWRDSKYIPPLKEHLQITLVTCFYWAINCTAFVVFQEGVTEEVMIWMSGFPQIVKDSCIVSRLMDDIVAHAFETERNNVATAVTCYMKEYDSTKEEAIKALWNDVENAWKDMNEEYLKLTSIPSSLLIQVINLARMMETMYKKIDGYTDSAILKEWISLLLVQPITL encoded by the exons AAATCACTGGAGTGGATGACGGAAAGATGTGATGACCTAATAGTTGAAACAAGGGAAATGTTTGTAGACATCCTCAATCCATTTGCAAAAATGAAGCTTATCGATGCACTTCAACGTCTTGGAGTATCTTATCATTTTAAAGAAGAAATAGATAACTCCCTAGAAAGTCTAGTTTCTGTGAAGTTTGCGAATGATGATTTCCATGCGATCTCCCTTCAATTCCGGTTGCTAAGACAGCAGCGGCGCTACATGCCATGCG ATGCATTTAAAGAATTCATTGATAAACAAGGAAACTTAAACGGAACCCTATGTAGTGATACAAGAGCATTACTTGCTCTATATGAGGCAGCACATCTTGGAACTCCTAATGAAGAAATTCTCCGAGAAGCACAGGTTGAAACAACAAATCAATTGAAAAGAATTGTGGATTGTATTGAGAAACCACTCTCTAATAAAGTGAGACATGCTCTTGAGACACCATCTTTCCGTAGGATGAAGAGGTTAGAGGCCAGACTTTACATACCATTGTATGAAGAAGATAAGGAGGAGTGCAACGAGATGATACTTGAGCTAGCAAAACTTGACTTTTATTTATTGCAGCGACTTCACCGGGAAGAAGTCAAAGAAATATGCGA GTGGTATCATGGGCTAGAGTCCCCACGTGAACTATTCTATGCAAGGCATAGGCCTGCAGAAGCATATTTTTGGGCGTTGGGTGTGTATTATGAACCAGAATATGCAAAGCCTAGGAAGTTGCTAGCGAAATTCATAGCAACTATTACACCATATGATGATACTTTTGACAATTATGGACTCTGGAAAGAGCTTCAACCATTTGCTGACGTGATGCAACG GTGGGATGAAAAGGGTGCTGAGCAACTTGGAAGATGTTACAAGGAATATGCTCAATTTATGTTTGGCACCATGAATGAGATTGAGGGTGCACTCCCAAAAGGAACACCAAGGAAGAATGTTAATGTTATCAAAGATATA ATCACTGAAGTATGCAAAGGCTATGTAACAGAAATCGATTGGAGAGATAGTAAATACATTCCCCCATTAAAGGAGCATTTGCAAATCACACTAGTTACGTGCTTCTATTGGGCAATAAACTGCACTGCTTTTGTTGTTTTTCAAGAAGGTGTTACAGAGGAGGTTATGATATGGATGTCAGGATTTCCTCAAATTGTCAAGGATTCATGTATTGTTTCTCGACTAATGGATGACATTGTTGCTCATGCG TTTGAGACCGAAAGGAACAATGTTGCTACCGCTGTAACTTGCTATATGAAAGAGTATGACAGCACAAAGGAGGAGGCCATTAAAGCACTGTGGAATGATGTGGAAAATGCATGGAAAGATATGAACGAGGAGTACCTAAAATTGACCTCAATTCCGTCTTCCTTGCTTATCCAGGTTATTAACCTTGCACGCATGATGGAAACAATGTACAAGAAAATTGATGGATATACTGATTCTGCAATACTGAAAGAATGGATATCCTTGTTGCTTGTTCAGCCAATAACACTCTAG